In Halobacteriovorax marinus SJ, the following proteins share a genomic window:
- the argS gene encoding arginine--tRNA ligase — MTILHNKILKQLTEAIEQSIGANYQGAEISSEQINSLISIAPNMKMGHFAFPCFPLAKATKSAPNLIAETLAKSIQSQGIIQEAKNVGPYLNFFINPAQTGSELTNEVLSGEFFTKELVSERPKTMIEYSQPNTHKELHVGHMRNLCLGNALVRIKKYADQEVVAVTYPGDSGTHVAKCLWYLKYHNKESIPETDKGPWLGSIYTKANLLLEDELGTEKEAKNREQLTAILKELENESGEYFDLWKETRGWSLEMMKEAYKWADVEFDRWFFESEVDSPSLELAKKLYEEGKLVKDDGAIGMNLEEDKLGFCILIKSDGTGLYATKDVALAVKKFEEFGVENNIYIVDTRQAFHFKQVFKVLEHIGFEQAKNCHHLQYNFVELPDGAMSSRKGNIVPLKDLINQMESHIANEYLSKYQDEWDKEEIAKTSSIIARGAINYGMTRFDNNRKIVFDMKEWLKLDGETGPYLQYVYARINSLCTKLGYSSDLEADFSKLEKDSELALLIKISAFNDIVIQCHEKNSATALCSYLFELGKLYNTFYAECPIAKAETETLKNARLKLSKSVSLVMKQGLSLLGIEAPERM, encoded by the coding sequence ATGACCATTTTACACAATAAGATCCTAAAACAATTAACTGAAGCTATTGAACAATCTATTGGTGCCAATTATCAAGGTGCCGAAATCTCAAGTGAGCAAATAAACTCACTGATCTCAATAGCACCTAATATGAAAATGGGTCACTTTGCTTTTCCATGTTTTCCACTGGCAAAGGCAACCAAATCGGCTCCTAATCTCATAGCTGAAACATTAGCAAAATCTATTCAATCACAAGGTATTATCCAAGAGGCCAAGAATGTTGGACCTTACCTAAACTTCTTCATTAACCCTGCTCAGACAGGTAGTGAGTTGACTAACGAAGTTCTATCTGGGGAATTCTTTACTAAGGAATTAGTCAGTGAACGCCCAAAGACAATGATTGAATACTCACAGCCAAATACCCACAAAGAATTACACGTCGGGCATATGAGAAACTTGTGTCTCGGTAATGCTCTCGTGAGAATTAAGAAGTATGCAGATCAAGAAGTTGTAGCAGTAACTTATCCGGGAGATAGTGGGACACATGTTGCCAAATGCCTTTGGTATCTAAAGTATCACAATAAAGAATCTATCCCTGAAACAGATAAAGGTCCTTGGCTAGGAAGTATTTATACTAAGGCAAATCTTCTTCTTGAAGATGAGCTGGGTACAGAGAAAGAGGCCAAGAACCGTGAGCAATTGACGGCCATTTTAAAAGAGCTTGAAAATGAAAGTGGAGAATACTTCGATCTTTGGAAGGAGACACGTGGTTGGTCACTTGAGATGATGAAAGAGGCTTATAAGTGGGCCGACGTTGAATTCGATCGCTGGTTCTTTGAGTCAGAAGTAGATAGCCCATCTCTAGAGTTAGCGAAAAAGCTTTATGAAGAAGGAAAATTAGTCAAAGATGACGGCGCCATTGGTATGAATTTAGAAGAAGACAAATTAGGTTTTTGTATTCTTATTAAGTCTGATGGGACTGGCCTCTATGCTACTAAAGACGTTGCTCTTGCAGTTAAGAAGTTTGAAGAATTTGGTGTTGAAAATAATATTTACATTGTAGACACTCGTCAGGCCTTTCACTTTAAACAAGTTTTTAAAGTCCTCGAACATATAGGTTTTGAACAAGCAAAGAATTGCCATCACCTACAGTACAACTTTGTTGAATTACCAGATGGGGCCATGAGTTCTCGTAAGGGTAATATTGTCCCTCTAAAAGATTTAATTAACCAAATGGAATCTCATATCGCCAATGAATACTTGAGTAAGTATCAAGATGAATGGGATAAAGAAGAAATTGCAAAAACATCTTCTATCATAGCCAGAGGGGCGATCAATTACGGAATGACTCGTTTTGATAATAATAGAAAAATTGTTTTTGATATGAAGGAATGGTTAAAGCTAGATGGTGAAACTGGACCTTATCTTCAATACGTCTATGCCCGAATAAACTCACTTTGTACGAAGCTTGGATACTCTAGTGACCTAGAAGCAGATTTCTCAAAATTAGAAAAAGATAGTGAGCTAGCACTTCTGATTAAGATTTCAGCTTTTAATGATATTGTTATTCAGTGCCATGAGAAGAACTCTGCCACGGCACTATGCTCATACCTCTTCGAATTAGGTAAGCTCTATAATACGTTCTATGCTGAGTGCCCTATTGCGAAGGCAGAAACTGAGACTCTTAAGAACGCAAGACTTAAGCTTTCTAAGTCAGTAAGTCTTGTTATGAAGCAAGGTCTATCTCTTCTCGGTATTGAAGCTCCGGAGAGAATGTAA
- a CDS encoding GNAT family N-acetyltransferase gives MKVLRINAADTYHIRNLVLRPGRPIEDCYFEHDEDEQTFHLGAFIDSQLVSVASFYFEKNPKLEEEYQYRLRGMATLPDHRGQGLSSSLLKTAFPIIKQNFCQLLWCNARSSAQGFYQKVGFEKVGEEFDVPSIGPHFLMFKTIS, from the coding sequence TTAGAAACTTGGTTCTAAGACCTGGTAGACCAATCGAAGATTGCTACTTTGAGCATGACGAAGATGAGCAAACATTCCACTTGGGAGCCTTTATTGACTCTCAACTTGTCAGTGTTGCATCATTTTACTTTGAAAAAAATCCAAAACTTGAAGAAGAATATCAGTATAGACTTAGAGGAATGGCCACACTTCCAGACCATAGAGGACAAGGCCTGAGTTCTTCCCTCTTAAAAACAGCATTTCCAATTATTAAACAAAACTTCTGCCAATTGCTCTGGTGTAACGCTCGCTCAAGTGCACAAGGCTTCTATCAGAAAGTCGGCTTTGAGAAAGTGGGAGAAGAGTTTGACGTTCCATCTATTGGACCTCACTTTCTCATGTTTAAGACAATTTCTTAA